Sequence from the Corallococcus sp. EGB genome:
CGGCGGGTGGAGGCCATGCGGTCAGTGTTTCCCGCGGCCTCGGGGCTGACAAGCGGACTTCAGGGTCCGCACCCCATGACGGGCTCGTTCGGGTTGGGAGCCACTTCGGCGCGCACCCGGAGCGAGTGGCCCTCTTGGAGCTGGAGGTCCTCGCGCACGTACAGGTGGTAGTACATCCGTTCGAAGCGCAGCGTGTATCGCCCCGGTGGCAGGTGCCCGATGCGGAAGTTTCCCTGTCCATCCGTGACAACGACCTCCTCCTTCCCGAGGGAGGGCGAGACCGCTGTAACGACCATGTCCGCGATGGGCTTCTGGGTTGCGACGTCGATGACGGTTCCGAAGATGGCGCTGTCGGACCCGGCACTCGCGGGCGTTGCGAACAGCCACAACACGAGGCACGGCAGGCCGTGGAACAGGAACCGCATCGGTGACCCCCTCTCAACTCAGGAACCGCGCTCGACCTCCAGACGATAGCCCACGCCGCGCACGGTCTGGATGGAGAAGCGGGACGCGCTGGTCCACTTGAGCTTGCGCTTCAGGCTGGAGACGAAGTTGTCCACGGTGTGCGGATCCACCACCACGTCCGTGCCCCAGACCGCGTCCAGGATCTCGTCGCGCTTGAGCGCGCGCTCGCGTTCCTTCAGGAAGAAGGCCAGCAGGTCGAACTCCTTGCGCGTCAGTTCCACCTCCGCGCCCTCGGGTGTCTCCACCCGCCGCCGGTCCAGGTCCACGCTGTAGCCCGCGAAGCGCAGGATCTTCGCCGGAGCCACGCCACCGCGCCGCAGGTGAGCGCCCACGCGTGCGAGCAATTCGCGCAGCCGGTAGGGCTTGCCCAGGTAGTCCTGCGCGCCAGATTCGAAGCCGCGCACCACGTCTTCTTCCAGCGTGCGCGCGGTGAGCATCAGCACCGGAACGCCCAGACCCTCCTCGCGCAGCGAGCGGCAGAGTGCATAGCCGTCTCCATCCGGCAGCATCACGTCCAGGAGGATGAGCTGGAAGTCGCGGCGGGAGAGCTGCTCGCGCGCCTCCTTCACCGTGGCGGCCTCCTCCACTGCGTAGCCGCCCTGGTGCTCCAGGTTGTCGCGCAGCGCGAGCCGCAGGTTCGGGTCGTCCTCCACGACGAGGACGGTGGGGACGGCGGTGGTCATGCGGTGCTCCGGGCTTCGGGCCGGTACTCGGGAAGGGTCAATTCGAAGGTGGTGCCTTCAGGGCTGGAGGCGGCCACGCGCAGCGAGCCCCCATGCAGCCGGGCAATCTTCCGGCACAGCGCGAGCCCCAGCCCGCTGCCGGGCACCTCGCGGCCGTCGCGGCCGGACAGCCGGTAGAACTCGCCGAAGACGCGCTCCCACTCGGACGCCGGGATGCCGGTGCCGTTGTCCGTGAAGTGCACCCGTCCTCCGGAGAGCGTCTGGACATGCAGCCGCACGGGGCTGCGTGTGTTGTACGCGCAGGCGTTGCGCGCCAGGTTCGCCAGCAGGAGCCGCAACAGCTGCGCGTCCGCGTTCAGCTCGCGCGCGTCCACGTCCGCGGTCAGCTCCACCAGCACCGGCGCGCCGGACTCCAGGTCCCGGCGCAGCTGGGAGACCAACTCGTCCAGTCGCATCGGCGCGAGCTTCGGCACCCAGCGCCCCTTGTCGATGCGGTTGAAGGACAGCAGGTTCTCCACCAGGAAGCCCAGCCCGTCCGCCTCGCGGATGATGCGCGCGGGGTAGTCCTTCGCGTCCGCGCCCTCCGCCACCCGCCACTCCAGCGTCTCCGCGAGCAGGCGGATGGAGGCGAGCGGCGTGCGCAGTTCATGCGACACCGTGGCCACGAAGTCGCTCTTCAGCTCCAGGAAGCGGTACTTGCGCTGCTGCGCCACGAAGGCCAGCGCCGCGATGATCAGCGCCAGCGCCGCGCACAGGGCCAGCATCAGCGTCTTGAGCCGGTAGCGGCTCTCCAGCGCATCCTCGCCCCGAGCCCACGCCGACGACTCCACCGCCACGGGCAGCGACGCCAGCGTCAACACCGGCGCATCTCCCGGCAGGGTCACGCGCCCATCCGCCTCCAGCAGGCCGCGCTCACGCATCTCGCGGGTGAGCCCCGCCAGCAGCCCGGGCAGGTCCAGCGCGAGGCCGCGCACGTCTCCGCCCGACAACGGCTCCAGGTACCAGCCGGAGCGCGTCAGCACCGGCTCCAGCACGGCCTCTGGAAGAGGCAGCGGCGACGCGGCCAGCTCGCGCGCCCGTGCCTCGAAGTCCGCCGCCGGCACGCCCACGCGCGCGGAAAGGGCCGACACCTTCCCGCGCAGGAAGTCGAAGTCCTCCGGGGTGAAGCGCGAGCGCTTGAGCAGCAGCAGCCGCTGCAATCCCTCCAGCCGTCCTCCACCCTGTCCATCCAGGAGCCCGTCGCGCACCAGGGCCCGCATCAGGTCCGGCACCACGTCGCCCCGCGCCGCCACGTCCTCCAGGACGACCAGCATCGAGGGCAGGTCCCGCGTGGACGCGAGCACGAAGTGGGTGCGGTGCTGGAGCAGCGCCATCAACGACAGCAGCGTGGCCCTGCGGTCCTTCGCCTTCAGCGCCTGCTCCACCAGCGCCATTCGCTCCAACTGCTCCTTCCACGGGCCCTCGTCCTCGTCCGCGACCTCCGTGCCCGCGCGCAGCCGCGCGTAGCGGTCCTTCGCGGGCGAGTCCCCGGCCGTGTCGAACAGCGCCAGCCGGGGCAGTACCTGCTCCCCCTGTTCCCGCAGGTACAGCCCCGGCGTGGCCACAAGCGGGTCCTCCTTCGCCATCGCCAGCGTGCCGCGCGCAGCCTCCAGGCCTTCGCGCAGCGCCTGCCCCAACGAGGCGCGCGCGTACTGCTCCAGGGCCTCGCGCCGGGAGCGGAGCGAGGCCCGCGCATCCTCGCGTTCCGCGGCGAAGATGCGGTGGAGATACCCCAGGCCGACCCCGAGCCCGGCGAGGCCGAGCACGAGGGCAACGAGGGTGGGCAGCAGCCTGCGCGGCATCCGGAGGTCCCTACTTGATGGTGGGGACGCGGTCGGCGTCCATGGTGCGCACCGGCGCGATGGACTCGAAGCGGTCCTCGCGGCGGTCCAGCTTCTTCGCCAGCCGGATGAGCTCGCCCAGCTCCGCCACGTCCTCGCGGGCCTTCAGCGGCGTGCCCAGCTCCTCCCACAGCGACACGAGCGCGTCGTAGGTGAGCGGACGCGCCCAGTAGGAGCCGCGCAGCTTCTCCGCGAAGGCAGCGGCGACGTAGGACAGGCGGGTGGGGGACGCGGCCTTCTCATAGGCGGGACGCAGGAGCGTCACGGGCATCGCCTTCTCGATGAGGCGCGAGCTGCCGCCCTCCGGCGACTTGTAGCGGATCCGCAGCGTGCCGAAGTTCGTCTGCGACGGGTCGCGCAGCTTCACCTCGTAGAGGGCGGTGACGGCATGGCCCGCGCCCACCTCGCCCGCGTCAACGCGGTCGTCGTTGAACTGCTGCTTCGTGAGCAGCCGGTTCTCGTAGCCGATGAGGCGGTAGCGGGACACCGTCTTGCGGTCGAACTCCACCTGGAGCTTCACGTCCTTGGCCACCACCTGGAGGGTGCCGGTGAGGTTCTGCACGAAGATACGGCGGGCCTCGTCCAGCTTGTCCACGTAGGAGTAGTTGCCTTCACCCACCTGGGCCAGACGCTCCATCAGCACGTCGTTGTAGTTGCCCATGCCGAAGCCCACGGTGGACAAGGTGATGCCCGCCGCCGCCTGCTCCTTCACGCGCGCCCAGATGCCGTCCGCCTCGGTGATGCCGTTGTTCGCCACGCCATCCGAGCAGAGGATGACGCGGTTGATGCCGCCCTGGAGCATGTGGCTCGCGGCCAGCGCGTAGCCCAGCTCCATGCCAGCCTGTGCGTTGGTGGCCCCCTCCGTCTGGAGGCTGTCGATGGCGTCCAGGATGGCGGCCTTCTGCGTGGCGTTGGTGGGGGCCAGCACCTGATGGGCGGTGCTGCCGTAGACGACGATGGACACCTGGTCCCGCTCATCGAGCGCGTCCACCAGCAGGCGCAGCGAGCGCTTCACCAGGCCCAGCCGGTTCTCCATGGCCATGGAGCCGGACACGTCGATGACGAAGACCAGGTGGGCCGGCTTGCGCTGCGCGCTGCTCACGTCGCGCGCCTTCACGCCGATGTGCACCACCTGGTAGCCCTTGCGCGCGGGGGAGGGGAAGCCCTCCACGTTCACGCTGAAGGGCCCGTCCGGGGCGTTGGCGTAGCCGTAGTCGAAGGTGTTGACGAACTCCTCCACGCGCACGGCCTGCTCGTCCGGAAGCGCGCCGCGCTCCAGGTAGGCGCGCGTCAGCGTGTACGACGCCGTGTCGGTGTCCACGGAGAAGGTGGAGAAGCGCTCCTCCTCGGTGTCCACGGTGGGGTTCACGCCGTAGCCCTTGAAGTACATGTCGAAGAAGGGCCGGTCCTTCGGGGCCACGGTGCGCTCCGGCGCGGGCTGCGGCGTGGGGACCGCCGAGGCCTGGGGCGCGCGGTACACCGTCTGCGGCGTGCCGTCCGGGACGAGGACGTGCATGTACGGCAGGGCCCAGGACGGTGCGCGCGCGCGGTCGTTGGTGCTGTTCGGATCGCCATCACCGTGCGGCGCCAACTCCGCCAGGGATTCGTAGCTGCGTGTCGGACCGCCCCTGCTCGCCGGGCGCGACACCGCGATGCGCTTGATGAACTCCTGGTCCACGTTCACGCCCTGGTTCGTGGAGCCTACGTCGATGGTCGGCGGCGCACCCACCATGGTTTCCGTCGACGAGAAGCTCTCGGGGAGCATCTCCACGTTCACGCGGATGGTGCGGTTGAACGGCAGCCGGACTTCAGGACGGGCGAAGGGCTTGTACGACTCCCTTTCGAACCGCACCGTGTACGTGCCCACGGGAAGCTGGGGGATGCGGAAGTTCCCGTTGGCATCCGTGACGACCGTCTGTTCGCCCACAAGGCTGGGCGAGGTCGCAGTGACGACCACGTCCGCCAGGGGCTTCTTGGTTTCGGTGTCAATCACCGTGCCAATGATGACGCTCGTGGCGGCGGCGCCCGCATCTGGCTGGGCCATCGCGGGGACGGCGGACGTCATCAGGAACAGGGGCAGGGCGCTTCTCAAGAGAGACTTCAGCATGGACCACCTCTCGCGCATCAGGGTGGAGCCATCATCCAGATGCACCCCGCATCGAACCGCATGGGGGGCTCGTCTCCTCATCATGGTTTCATCATGGCGGGAAGTCGTGCCGGGAGCGGGGGGGGCTGATTAGAAAGGCCGTCCATGACGGCACTCGACACCCTCTTTCCCACTGAAGAGCAGATTCCCCCCGGCGTGCGGCTGCCCGCGTACCTGGAGCAACGCGAGTACCTCGTGGGAGGCGAGCTGCGCACCTGGACCGGTGACCTCAACCCGGTGCTGAGCCCCGTGTTCGTCCGGACCCCGGAAGGTCTGAAGCAGAAGGCCATTGGCGCGACTCCGCTGCTCACCTCACGCGAGTCCCTGGACGCGCTCGCGGCGGCCGTGAAGGCCTATGACTCCGGCCGGGGCGTCTGGCCCTCCCTCAAGGTCGCGCAGCGCATCGAGCACGTGGAGCGCTTCCTCACCGCCATGCGCGCCCAGCGCACCGCCGTGGTGAACCTGCTGATGTGGGAGATTGGCAAGACGCAGCCGGACTCGGAGAAGGAGTTCGACCGCACGGTGGACCTCATCGTGGAGACCATCCGCGCGCTGAAGGAGCTGGACCGCACCTCGTCCCGCTTCGTCCAGGACCAGGGCATCATGGCGCAGATCCGCCGCGCGCCCATGGGCGTGGCCCTGTGCATGGGGCCGTACAACTACCCGCTCAATGAGACCTTCAGCACGCTCTTCCCCGCGCTGCTGATGGGCAACACCGTGGTGTTCAAGCCGGCGAAGTTCGGCGTGCTGCTGGTGCGCCCCCTCCTGGAGGCGTTCCGCGACTGCTTCCCGCCCGGCGTCATCAACATCATCTACGGCCGGGGCCGCGAGACCGTGGGCGCGCTGATGGAGAGCGGGCAGGTGGACCTGTTCGCCTTCATCGGCACCAACAAGGGCGCCAGCGAGCTGAAGCGCATGCACCCCCGTCCGCACCGCCTCAAGTCCGTGCTGGGGCTGGACGCGAAGAACCCGGCCATCATCCTGGAGGACGCGGACCTGGATAACGCGGTGAAGGAGTGCATCACCGGTGCGCTGTCCTTCAACGGCCAGCGGTGCACGGCGCTCAAGCTGCTAGTGGTGCACCGGAGCATCGTGGACGCGTTCCTCGCGAAGTTCACCGCCGCCGTGGACAAGCTCAAGCCCGGC
This genomic interval carries:
- a CDS encoding carboxypeptidase-like regulatory domain-containing protein produces the protein MRFLFHGLPCLVLWLFATPASAGSDSAIFGTVIDVATQKPIADMVVTAVSPSLGKEEVVVTDGQGNFRIGHLPPGRYTLRFERMYYHLYVREDLQLQEGHSLRVRAEVAPNPNEPVMGCGP
- a CDS encoding response regulator transcription factor — its product is MTTAVPTVLVVEDDPNLRLALRDNLEHQGGYAVEEAATVKEAREQLSRRDFQLILLDVMLPDGDGYALCRSLREEGLGVPVLMLTARTLEEDVVRGFESGAQDYLGKPYRLRELLARVGAHLRRGGVAPAKILRFAGYSVDLDRRRVETPEGAEVELTRKEFDLLAFFLKERERALKRDEILDAVWGTDVVVDPHTVDNFVSSLKRKLKWTSASRFSIQTVRGVGYRLEVERGS
- a CDS encoding HAMP domain-containing sensor histidine kinase; translated protein: MPRRLLPTLVALVLGLAGLGVGLGYLHRIFAAEREDARASLRSRREALEQYARASLGQALREGLEAARGTLAMAKEDPLVATPGLYLREQGEQVLPRLALFDTAGDSPAKDRYARLRAGTEVADEDEGPWKEQLERMALVEQALKAKDRRATLLSLMALLQHRTHFVLASTRDLPSMLVVLEDVAARGDVVPDLMRALVRDGLLDGQGGGRLEGLQRLLLLKRSRFTPEDFDFLRGKVSALSARVGVPAADFEARARELAASPLPLPEAVLEPVLTRSGWYLEPLSGGDVRGLALDLPGLLAGLTREMRERGLLEADGRVTLPGDAPVLTLASLPVAVESSAWARGEDALESRYRLKTLMLALCAALALIIAALAFVAQQRKYRFLELKSDFVATVSHELRTPLASIRLLAETLEWRVAEGADAKDYPARIIREADGLGFLVENLLSFNRIDKGRWVPKLAPMRLDELVSQLRRDLESGAPVLVELTADVDARELNADAQLLRLLLANLARNACAYNTRSPVRLHVQTLSGGRVHFTDNGTGIPASEWERVFGEFYRLSGRDGREVPGSGLGLALCRKIARLHGGSLRVAASSPEGTTFELTLPEYRPEARSTA
- a CDS encoding von Willebrand factor type A domain-containing protein yields the protein MLKSLLRSALPLFLMTSAVPAMAQPDAGAAATSVIIGTVIDTETKKPLADVVVTATSPSLVGEQTVVTDANGNFRIPQLPVGTYTVRFERESYKPFARPEVRLPFNRTIRVNVEMLPESFSSTETMVGAPPTIDVGSTNQGVNVDQEFIKRIAVSRPASRGGPTRSYESLAELAPHGDGDPNSTNDRARAPSWALPYMHVLVPDGTPQTVYRAPQASAVPTPQPAPERTVAPKDRPFFDMYFKGYGVNPTVDTEEERFSTFSVDTDTASYTLTRAYLERGALPDEQAVRVEEFVNTFDYGYANAPDGPFSVNVEGFPSPARKGYQVVHIGVKARDVSSAQRKPAHLVFVIDVSGSMAMENRLGLVKRSLRLLVDALDERDQVSIVVYGSTAHQVLAPTNATQKAAILDAIDSLQTEGATNAQAGMELGYALAASHMLQGGINRVILCSDGVANNGITEADGIWARVKEQAAAGITLSTVGFGMGNYNDVLMERLAQVGEGNYSYVDKLDEARRIFVQNLTGTLQVVAKDVKLQVEFDRKTVSRYRLIGYENRLLTKQQFNDDRVDAGEVGAGHAVTALYEVKLRDPSQTNFGTLRIRYKSPEGGSSRLIEKAMPVTLLRPAYEKAASPTRLSYVAAAFAEKLRGSYWARPLTYDALVSLWEELGTPLKAREDVAELGELIRLAKKLDRREDRFESIAPVRTMDADRVPTIK
- a CDS encoding NADP-dependent glyceraldehyde-3-phosphate dehydrogenase, with the translated sequence MTALDTLFPTEEQIPPGVRLPAYLEQREYLVGGELRTWTGDLNPVLSPVFVRTPEGLKQKAIGATPLLTSRESLDALAAAVKAYDSGRGVWPSLKVAQRIEHVERFLTAMRAQRTAVVNLLMWEIGKTQPDSEKEFDRTVDLIVETIRALKELDRTSSRFVQDQGIMAQIRRAPMGVALCMGPYNYPLNETFSTLFPALLMGNTVVFKPAKFGVLLVRPLLEAFRDCFPPGVINIIYGRGRETVGALMESGQVDLFAFIGTNKGASELKRMHPRPHRLKSVLGLDAKNPAIILEDADLDNAVKECITGALSFNGQRCTALKLLVVHRSIVDAFLAKFTAAVDKLKPGMPWDPGVAITPLPEPGKGAYLQGLVDDAVSKGARVVNQTGGQASRSFYSPAVVYPVTRDMRLATEEQFGPVVPVMVFDDDAEAVRLVVESPFGQQLSLFGKDSARIGRFIDAFSNQVGRINLNCQCQRGPDTFPFNGRKDSAEGTLSVADALRVFSIRTLVATKTTQDNTALVQSILTRRESDFLTTDFLF